From a single Paramisgurnus dabryanus chromosome 17, PD_genome_1.1, whole genome shotgun sequence genomic region:
- the fosl2 gene encoding fos-related antigen 2 isoform X1, which yields MYQDYTGTYDTSSRGSSSSPAHPDNSPIPVSNYQKYRGDMPGSSSAFIPTINAITTSQDLQWMVQPTVITSMSNPYSRPHSYGMSVSSGPTLFGNTALTRPGVIRSIGDTRGRRKRDEQLTPEEEEKRRVRRERNKLAAAKCRNRRRELTEMLQGSKKRDLRWRRKDVIICFGETEKLEEEKADLQKEIETLQKEKDKLEFMLVAHNPVCKLPLEERQKSSHSQQCGPLPLTLRSNLVSRGLMKTLNPVVVKQEPLEEDEEEEEEGKAQHSVIKPICLSSGMFCSDGDSLNTPVVAASTPVSTPSNPSLIFTYPNMLEPESPSPSSESCSKAHRRSSSSGDQSSDSLNSPTLLAL from the exons ATGTACCAGGATTACACAGGGACATACGACACATCATCCCGCGGAAGCAGCAGCTCACCGGCGCACCCAGACAACAGCCCCATTCCTGTTTCCAACTACCAG AAATACAGAGGAGACATGCCTGGCTCTAGCAGTGCCTTTATTCCAACCATTAATGCCATAACTACCAGTCAGGACCTGCAATGGATGGTTCAGCCCACTGTAATCACCTCTATGTCTAATCCATACTCCCGGCCTCATTCATATGGTATGTCTGTGTCTAGTGGCCCAACCCTTTTTGGCAACACAGCCCTCACACGGCCCGGGGTCATCCGATCCATCGGCGACACCCGAGGACGACGCAAGAGAGATGAGCAG CTCACTCCAGAGGAAGAGGAAAAAAGAAGAGTTAGGCGAGAAAGAAACAAATTAGCTGCAGCTAAATGCCGGAACCGGAGAAGAGAACTAACTGAGATGTTGCAAGGG tccaagaaaagagatttacgttggagacgaaaGGATGTCATCATTtgctttggg GAAACAGAGAAGTTAGAAGAGGAGAAGGCTGACCTGCAGAAGGAAATAGAGACACTCCAGAAGGAAAAGGACAAGTTAGAATTTATGTTGGTTGCCCACAACCCAGTGTGCAAACTGCCCCTTGAGGAACGACAGAAGAGCTCTCACAGCCAGCAGTGTGGACCCCTTCCTCTGACCCTGCGCTCCAACCTGGTTTCCCGGGGCCTAATGAAGACTCTGAACCCAGTGGTAGTGAAGCAGGAGCCTTTGGAGGAAgatgaagaagaggaggaggagggaaaagcacaacattcagtCATCAAGCCTATCTGCCTGAGCAGTGGCATGTTTTGTTCTGATGGAGACAGCCTCAACACACCTGTGGTGGCTGCCTCCACACCGGTGTCCACCCCCAGCAACCCCAGCCTCATCTTCACTTACCCAAACATGCTGGAACCCGAGAGTCCCTCACCCTCGTCGGAGTCCTGCTCCAAAGCACATCGACGTAGCAGTAGCAGCGGCGATCAGTCTTCAGATTCCCTCAATTCTCCTACTCTGTTGGCGCTCTGA
- the fosl2 gene encoding fos-related antigen 2 isoform X3, with protein MPGSSSAFIPTINAITTSQDLQWMVQPTVITSMSNPYSRPHSYGMSVSSGPTLFGNTALTRPGVIRSIGDTRGRRKRDEQLTPEEEEKRRVRRERNKLAAAKCRNRRRELTEMLQGSKKRDLRWRRKDVIICFGETEKLEEEKADLQKEIETLQKEKDKLEFMLVAHNPVCKLPLEERQKSSHSQQCGPLPLTLRSNLVSRGLMKTLNPVVVKQEPLEEDEEEEEEGKAQHSVIKPICLSSGMFCSDGDSLNTPVVAASTPVSTPSNPSLIFTYPNMLEPESPSPSSESCSKAHRRSSSSGDQSSDSLNSPTLLAL; from the exons ATGCCTGGCTCTAGCAGTGCCTTTATTCCAACCATTAATGCCATAACTACCAGTCAGGACCTGCAATGGATGGTTCAGCCCACTGTAATCACCTCTATGTCTAATCCATACTCCCGGCCTCATTCATATGGTATGTCTGTGTCTAGTGGCCCAACCCTTTTTGGCAACACAGCCCTCACACGGCCCGGGGTCATCCGATCCATCGGCGACACCCGAGGACGACGCAAGAGAGATGAGCAG CTCACTCCAGAGGAAGAGGAAAAAAGAAGAGTTAGGCGAGAAAGAAACAAATTAGCTGCAGCTAAATGCCGGAACCGGAGAAGAGAACTAACTGAGATGTTGCAAGGG tccaagaaaagagatttacgttggagacgaaaGGATGTCATCATTtgctttggg GAAACAGAGAAGTTAGAAGAGGAGAAGGCTGACCTGCAGAAGGAAATAGAGACACTCCAGAAGGAAAAGGACAAGTTAGAATTTATGTTGGTTGCCCACAACCCAGTGTGCAAACTGCCCCTTGAGGAACGACAGAAGAGCTCTCACAGCCAGCAGTGTGGACCCCTTCCTCTGACCCTGCGCTCCAACCTGGTTTCCCGGGGCCTAATGAAGACTCTGAACCCAGTGGTAGTGAAGCAGGAGCCTTTGGAGGAAgatgaagaagaggaggaggagggaaaagcacaacattcagtCATCAAGCCTATCTGCCTGAGCAGTGGCATGTTTTGTTCTGATGGAGACAGCCTCAACACACCTGTGGTGGCTGCCTCCACACCGGTGTCCACCCCCAGCAACCCCAGCCTCATCTTCACTTACCCAAACATGCTGGAACCCGAGAGTCCCTCACCCTCGTCGGAGTCCTGCTCCAAAGCACATCGACGTAGCAGTAGCAGCGGCGATCAGTCTTCAGATTCCCTCAATTCTCCTACTCTGTTGGCGCTCTGA
- the fosl2 gene encoding fos-related antigen 2 isoform X2, with protein sequence MYQDYTGTYDTSSRGSSSSPAHPDNSPIPVSNYQKYRGDMPGSSSAFIPTINAITTSQDLQWMVQPTVITSMSNPYSRPHSYGMSVSSGPTLFGNTALTRPGVIRSIGDTRGRRKRDEQLTPEEEEKRRVRRERNKLAAAKCRNRRRELTEMLQGETEKLEEEKADLQKEIETLQKEKDKLEFMLVAHNPVCKLPLEERQKSSHSQQCGPLPLTLRSNLVSRGLMKTLNPVVVKQEPLEEDEEEEEEGKAQHSVIKPICLSSGMFCSDGDSLNTPVVAASTPVSTPSNPSLIFTYPNMLEPESPSPSSESCSKAHRRSSSSGDQSSDSLNSPTLLAL encoded by the exons ATGTACCAGGATTACACAGGGACATACGACACATCATCCCGCGGAAGCAGCAGCTCACCGGCGCACCCAGACAACAGCCCCATTCCTGTTTCCAACTACCAG AAATACAGAGGAGACATGCCTGGCTCTAGCAGTGCCTTTATTCCAACCATTAATGCCATAACTACCAGTCAGGACCTGCAATGGATGGTTCAGCCCACTGTAATCACCTCTATGTCTAATCCATACTCCCGGCCTCATTCATATGGTATGTCTGTGTCTAGTGGCCCAACCCTTTTTGGCAACACAGCCCTCACACGGCCCGGGGTCATCCGATCCATCGGCGACACCCGAGGACGACGCAAGAGAGATGAGCAG CTCACTCCAGAGGAAGAGGAAAAAAGAAGAGTTAGGCGAGAAAGAAACAAATTAGCTGCAGCTAAATGCCGGAACCGGAGAAGAGAACTAACTGAGATGTTGCAAGGG GAAACAGAGAAGTTAGAAGAGGAGAAGGCTGACCTGCAGAAGGAAATAGAGACACTCCAGAAGGAAAAGGACAAGTTAGAATTTATGTTGGTTGCCCACAACCCAGTGTGCAAACTGCCCCTTGAGGAACGACAGAAGAGCTCTCACAGCCAGCAGTGTGGACCCCTTCCTCTGACCCTGCGCTCCAACCTGGTTTCCCGGGGCCTAATGAAGACTCTGAACCCAGTGGTAGTGAAGCAGGAGCCTTTGGAGGAAgatgaagaagaggaggaggagggaaaagcacaacattcagtCATCAAGCCTATCTGCCTGAGCAGTGGCATGTTTTGTTCTGATGGAGACAGCCTCAACACACCTGTGGTGGCTGCCTCCACACCGGTGTCCACCCCCAGCAACCCCAGCCTCATCTTCACTTACCCAAACATGCTGGAACCCGAGAGTCCCTCACCCTCGTCGGAGTCCTGCTCCAAAGCACATCGACGTAGCAGTAGCAGCGGCGATCAGTCTTCAGATTCCCTCAATTCTCCTACTCTGTTGGCGCTCTGA